In one window of Shewanella goraebulensis DNA:
- a CDS encoding 5-carboxymethyl-2-hydroxymuconate Delta-isomerase gives MPHCIVEHAAQFDGQALVKLVHQGALTSGLFQAQGSDIKVRAIAYSEFKTGCVDIGFVHVTMKILSGRNEEQKSMLTQQVLTQLQTLIKVDCSLSVEVVDIDRETYSKVVV, from the coding sequence ATGCCCCATTGTATCGTCGAACATGCAGCTCAATTTGATGGCCAAGCACTAGTGAAATTAGTACACCAAGGTGCTTTAACATCAGGGTTATTTCAAGCACAAGGCAGTGATATTAAAGTAAGAGCCATTGCTTATTCTGAATTTAAAACTGGTTGTGTTGATATCGGCTTTGTCCATGTGACGATGAAAATCTTATCAGGCAGAAATGAAGAGCAAAAATCGATGCTAACCCAGCAGGTGTTAACCCAATTACAAACCTTGATTAAGGTGGATTGCTCTTTGTCAGTTGAAGTGGTGGATATTGACCGAGAAACGTATTCAAAAGTGGTTGTTTAA